One window of Streptomyces sp. NBC_00273 genomic DNA carries:
- the ettA gene encoding energy-dependent translational throttle protein EttA has protein sequence MAEFIYTMRKTRKAHGDKVILDDVFLNFLPGAKIGVVGPNGAGKSTVLKIMAGLEQPSNGDAFLSPGYSVGILMQEPKLDESKTVLENVEDGVGEIKTKLNRFNAIAEEMATNYTDELMEEMGKLQDDLDHANAWDLDAQLEQAMDALGCPPGDWPVTTLSGGEKRRVALCKLLLEAPDLLLLDEPTNHLDAESVNWLEQHLAQYKGAVVAVTHDRYFLNNVAEWILELDRGRAHPYEGNYSTYLEKKATRLKVEGRKDEKRQKRLKEELEWVRSNAKGRQTKSKARLARYEEMAAEADKMRKLDFEEIQIPPGPRLGSIVVEVNNLTKAFGDKVLIDDLSFTLPRNGIVGIIGPNGAGKTTLFKMFQGLETPDSGAIKVGETVKISYVDQSRANIDPKKTLWAVVSDELDYINVGQVEMPSRAYVSAFGFKGPDQQKPAGVLSGGERNRLNLALTLKEGGNLLLLDEPTNDLDVETLSSLENALLEFPGAAVVISHDRWFLDRVATHILAYEGESKWYWFEGNFESYEKNKIERLGPDAARPHRATYKKLTRG, from the coding sequence TTGGCTGAGTTCATCTACACCATGCGCAAGACGCGCAAGGCGCACGGCGACAAGGTGATTCTTGACGACGTCTTCCTGAACTTCCTGCCCGGCGCGAAGATCGGTGTGGTCGGCCCGAACGGCGCCGGTAAGTCCACCGTTCTCAAGATCATGGCGGGTCTGGAGCAGCCGTCGAACGGTGACGCCTTCCTCTCTCCCGGCTACTCCGTCGGCATCCTCATGCAGGAGCCCAAGCTCGACGAGTCCAAGACCGTGCTCGAGAACGTCGAGGACGGCGTCGGCGAGATCAAGACCAAGCTCAACCGGTTCAACGCGATCGCCGAGGAAATGGCGACGAACTACACCGACGAGCTGATGGAGGAGATGGGCAAGCTCCAGGACGACCTGGACCACGCCAACGCGTGGGACCTGGACGCCCAGCTGGAGCAGGCCATGGACGCCCTGGGCTGCCCGCCCGGCGACTGGCCGGTCACCACCCTCTCCGGTGGTGAGAAGCGCCGCGTGGCCCTCTGCAAGCTGCTGCTGGAGGCCCCCGACCTGCTGCTCCTCGACGAGCCCACCAACCACCTCGACGCCGAGTCCGTGAACTGGCTGGAGCAGCACCTGGCCCAGTACAAGGGCGCCGTCGTGGCCGTCACCCACGACCGGTACTTCCTGAACAACGTCGCCGAGTGGATCCTCGAGCTCGACCGCGGCCGCGCCCACCCGTACGAGGGCAACTACTCCACCTACCTGGAGAAGAAGGCCACCCGCCTCAAGGTCGAGGGCCGCAAGGACGAGAAGCGCCAGAAGCGCCTCAAGGAAGAGCTGGAGTGGGTCCGCTCCAACGCCAAGGGCCGCCAGACCAAGTCCAAGGCCCGCCTCGCCCGCTACGAGGAGATGGCAGCCGAGGCGGACAAGATGCGGAAGCTGGACTTCGAGGAGATCCAGATCCCGCCGGGCCCGCGTCTGGGCTCGATCGTGGTCGAGGTCAACAACCTCACCAAGGCGTTCGGCGACAAGGTCCTCATCGACGACCTGTCCTTCACGCTGCCGCGCAACGGCATCGTCGGCATCATCGGCCCGAACGGCGCCGGCAAGACCACGCTCTTCAAGATGTTCCAGGGCCTGGAGACGCCGGACTCCGGTGCCATCAAGGTCGGCGAGACCGTCAAGATCAGCTACGTCGACCAGTCCCGCGCCAACATCGACCCCAAGAAGACCCTCTGGGCGGTCGTGTCGGACGAGCTGGACTACATCAACGTGGGCCAGGTCGAGATGCCGTCCCGCGCGTACGTCAGCGCCTTCGGCTTCAAGGGCCCGGACCAGCAGAAGCCGGCCGGCGTCCTGTCCGGTGGTGAGCGCAACCGCCTCAACCTGGCGCTGACGCTCAAGGAGGGCGGCAACCTGCTGCTCCTCGACGAGCCCACCAACGACCTCGACGTCGAGACCCTGTCCTCGCTCGAGAACGCGCTCCTGGAGTTCCCCGGTGCGGCCGTGGTCATCTCCCACGACCGTTGGTTCCTGGACCGGGTCGCCACGCACATCCTGGCGTACGAGGGCGAGTCCAAGTGGTACTGGTTCGAGGGCAACTTCGAGTCGTACGAGAAGAACAAGATCGAGCGGCTGGGCCCGGACGCGGCTCGTCCGCACCGTGCCACCTACAAGAAGCTCACCCGAGGCTGA
- a CDS encoding acyl-CoA thioesterase: MARHHYRCPLRWADMDAFGHVNNVVFLRYLEEARIDFMFRLAPGEGSESFTGGSVVARHEIDYKLPLVHRHEPVLIESWVTRIGAASLTIRYEVKDEATEDAPETVYVRAETVVVPYNLAAGRPRRITAEERHFLEEYLDEPATGSATTAGSETGSETGTGREGPLAA, encoded by the coding sequence ATGGCCAGACACCACTACCGGTGCCCCTTGCGCTGGGCGGACATGGATGCCTTCGGGCACGTCAACAACGTCGTCTTCCTCCGCTATCTGGAGGAGGCGCGGATCGACTTCATGTTCCGCCTCGCGCCGGGGGAGGGCAGTGAGTCCTTCACGGGCGGGTCCGTCGTGGCCCGTCACGAGATCGACTACAAGCTGCCCCTCGTGCACCGCCACGAGCCCGTCCTCATCGAGTCCTGGGTGACCCGGATAGGCGCCGCGTCCCTGACCATCCGCTACGAGGTCAAGGACGAGGCGACCGAGGACGCGCCCGAGACGGTCTACGTGCGGGCCGAGACGGTGGTCGTGCCCTACAACCTCGCCGCGGGGCGGCCCCGCCGCATCACGGCCGAGGAGAGGCACTTCCTCGAGGAGTACCTCGACGAGCCCGCGACCGGGTCCGCGACCACGGCCGGGTCCGAGACCGGGTCCGAGACCGGCACCGGCCGGGAAGGGCCCCTCGCGGCATGA
- a CDS encoding globin — protein sequence MNEIPRGTLQEQTFYEQVGGEDTFRRLVRRFYEGVAEDPLLRPMYPEEDLGPAEERFALFLMQYWGGPTTYSQHRGHPRLRMRHAPFQVDAAAHDAWLRHMRVALDELGLAPEHEAQLWKYLTYAAASMINTAG from the coding sequence GTGAATGAGATTCCGCGGGGCACGCTTCAGGAGCAGACCTTCTACGAGCAGGTGGGCGGCGAGGACACCTTCCGCCGCCTCGTCCGGCGCTTCTACGAGGGGGTCGCGGAGGACCCGCTGCTGCGCCCGATGTACCCGGAGGAGGACCTGGGCCCCGCCGAGGAGCGGTTCGCGCTGTTCTTGATGCAGTACTGGGGTGGTCCGACCACCTACAGCCAGCACCGCGGCCACCCGCGCCTGCGGATGCGGCACGCGCCGTTCCAGGTCGACGCGGCGGCTCACGACGCGTGGCTGCGGCACATGCGGGTCGCGCTGGACGAGCTGGGCCTGGCGCCGGAGCACGAGGCGCAGCTGTGGAAGTACCTGACGTACGCCGCCGCCTCGATGATCAACACGGCGGGCTAG
- a CDS encoding methyltransferase domain-containing protein → MAAHTAHTETRDLRETAHAAQVRELTAAGVLEDPRWRAAFAAVPRHVFVPYFWTGRGAGHERLWAEDPDPERRARWLRGVYVDTPLATRMRDGLQVSSSSQPSLMAKMLAALDVRDGDDVLEIGAGTGYNAALLCHRLGEEHVTTVDLDEEITESARTHLAELGYHPVVVTGDGARGCPARAPFDRIMVTCTLPLVPHAWLGQCRPGARILAPLSTGLIALTVRDAGFAEGNFLHTSAYFVPLRGSTAARPPDLAGTEYGLPYELVENERFQFMLVLTAGALHPREALDLWRREGRPARERFGVSVSTEGQWSWLDDPQGPYVWPLGEG, encoded by the coding sequence ATGGCCGCACACACCGCGCACACCGAGACCCGGGACCTGCGGGAGACCGCGCACGCCGCCCAGGTGCGGGAGCTGACCGCCGCCGGGGTGCTGGAGGATCCGCGCTGGCGGGCGGCCTTCGCCGCCGTGCCCCGGCACGTGTTCGTCCCGTACTTCTGGACCGGCCGCGGCGCCGGTCACGAGCGGCTGTGGGCCGAGGACCCCGACCCCGAACGCCGGGCCCGCTGGCTCCGCGGGGTCTACGTCGACACCCCGCTGGCGACGCGGATGCGCGACGGCCTGCAGGTCTCCTCCAGCAGTCAGCCGTCCCTGATGGCGAAGATGCTGGCCGCCCTGGACGTGCGCGACGGCGACGACGTCCTGGAGATCGGCGCGGGCACCGGCTACAACGCGGCCCTGCTCTGCCACCGGCTCGGCGAGGAGCACGTCACCACCGTGGACCTGGACGAGGAGATCACCGAGTCCGCGCGGACGCACCTGGCCGAGCTCGGCTACCACCCGGTGGTGGTCACCGGGGACGGGGCGCGCGGCTGCCCCGCCCGTGCCCCCTTCGACCGGATCATGGTGACCTGCACGCTGCCGCTGGTCCCGCACGCCTGGCTCGGCCAGTGCCGGCCGGGGGCGCGCATCCTGGCGCCGCTGTCGACCGGTCTGATCGCGCTGACCGTCCGGGACGCCGGTTTCGCCGAGGGCAACTTCCTGCACACGTCGGCGTACTTCGTCCCGCTGCGCGGGTCCACGGCCGCCCGGCCGCCCGACCTGGCCGGCACGGAGTACGGGCTTCCGTACGAGCTGGTGGAGAACGAGCGCTTCCAGTTCATGCTCGTGCTGACCGCGGGCGCACTGCACCCCCGCGAGGCCCTGGACCTGTGGCGCCGCGAGGGCCGCCCGGCCCGGGAACGCTTCGGAGTCTCGGTCAGCACCGAGGGCCAATGGTCATGGCTGGACGATCCCCAGGGGCCGTACGTGTGGCCCCTGGGGGAGGGATGA
- a CDS encoding AAA family ATPase encodes MSIGSEPDEHGLALVLVAGYAGSGKSEAGKMMSQATGWPLLDKDTLTRPLTESLLSHLNGDPDDRQSSVYAENVRPLEYESLMKACWENLECGVPVVAVAPFLAEVVDDQWYARTRRHCSRLGAGLEVVWVDSDASSMRERLTSRNAARDTWKLANWRQYLASISLERRPVGEFHFVDNRITAMTPLAEQVESVAMVLSRRYGEALA; translated from the coding sequence TTGAGTATCGGTTCGGAGCCCGACGAGCACGGACTCGCGCTCGTCCTCGTCGCTGGATATGCCGGATCCGGCAAATCCGAGGCGGGGAAGATGATGTCGCAGGCGACCGGTTGGCCGCTGTTGGACAAGGACACATTGACGAGGCCGCTCACGGAGTCTTTGTTGTCCCATCTCAACGGTGACCCCGATGACCGGCAGAGCAGCGTCTACGCCGAGAACGTGCGCCCGTTGGAATATGAGTCCCTGATGAAGGCGTGCTGGGAGAACCTCGAGTGCGGGGTGCCGGTGGTCGCCGTGGCGCCTTTCCTCGCCGAGGTCGTCGACGACCAGTGGTACGCCCGGACACGTCGCCACTGTTCGCGTTTGGGTGCCGGCTTGGAGGTGGTGTGGGTGGACAGCGACGCGTCGTCGATGCGTGAGAGGCTCACTTCGCGCAACGCGGCACGGGACACGTGGAAGCTCGCGAACTGGCGGCAGTATCTCGCCTCGATCTCCCTGGAGCGGCGCCCGGTCGGGGAGTTCCACTTCGTCGACAACCGGATCACCGCGATGACACCGCTCGCCGAGCAGGTGGAATCGGTGGCCATGGTCCTTTCCCGTCGATACGGCGAGGCGCTGGCGTGA
- a CDS encoding guanylate kinase, with the protein MNANTGANAQGEGSLGGVVLFGPPTAGKDTVSAALTDLDARYGQLTKIKVGSGRTTGYRMADSEELAALRAAGRVVLETRRYGNTYAIDRDDLDTMTRAGRIPLVHIGSMGHLRSFTGAVRQPWLHVLLWVPRDVCKQRSRGRGDRDTGDRLAAWDEALADLGTVPDGEEPFDLLMRTDHTDPAGAAESIARAHAHHRGERYGDASLAAFLGAAATAER; encoded by the coding sequence GTGAACGCGAACACGGGGGCGAACGCGCAGGGTGAAGGGAGCCTGGGAGGGGTCGTCCTTTTCGGCCCTCCTACGGCGGGCAAGGACACGGTCAGTGCCGCGCTGACCGACCTGGACGCGCGATACGGCCAGCTGACCAAGATCAAGGTGGGCTCCGGGCGCACCACCGGCTATCGCATGGCCGACAGCGAGGAGCTGGCCGCCCTGCGCGCCGCAGGTCGTGTGGTGCTGGAGACCCGGAGGTACGGCAACACGTACGCCATCGACCGTGACGACCTGGACACGATGACCAGGGCCGGTCGCATTCCGCTCGTGCACATCGGCAGCATGGGGCACCTGCGGAGCTTCACCGGCGCCGTTCGACAGCCGTGGCTGCACGTGCTCCTGTGGGTGCCCCGCGACGTGTGCAAGCAGCGGTCCCGAGGCAGGGGCGACCGGGACACCGGGGACCGGCTCGCCGCATGGGACGAAGCGCTGGCCGATCTGGGCACGGTGCCCGACGGCGAGGAGCCTTTCGATCTCCTGATGCGCACCGACCACACCGACCCGGCCGGGGCCGCCGAGAGCATCGCCCGGGCCCACGCGCACCATCGCGGGGAGCGATACGGGGACGCGAGCCTGGCCGCCTTCCTCGGAGCGGCCGCGACCGCCGAACGGTGA
- a CDS encoding DUF1932 domain-containing protein: MDRADVVLSLCPPAAAEELAAQVAAHGFAGRTYVEANAISPGRTGRIAALLPRAETIDAAVVGSPPVGGKSPTLYLAGERGRTSEVERLFAGTDIRTHDLGTEVGAASALKLSYSSYQKASRVLAALAYGAAQAHGVGDELLAIAAKRTGSYLTETSYIPKTAARAWRWGPELADAAALLTDAGLPDELMLAAASTLDHWDGARDATLTVEEALELLRGDPGRS, from the coding sequence TTGGACCGAGCGGACGTGGTCCTGTCCCTCTGCCCTCCGGCCGCCGCCGAAGAGCTCGCCGCACAGGTCGCCGCACACGGCTTCGCAGGGCGCACGTACGTGGAAGCGAACGCGATCTCCCCGGGCCGCACGGGGCGCATCGCCGCCCTCCTGCCGCGCGCGGAGACGATCGACGCCGCCGTGGTCGGCTCCCCGCCCGTCGGTGGCAAGAGTCCGACGCTCTACCTCGCCGGGGAACGTGGTCGTACGAGCGAGGTCGAGCGGCTCTTCGCCGGTACCGACATCCGTACGCACGACCTGGGCACCGAGGTGGGAGCGGCGTCCGCCCTCAAACTCTCCTACTCCAGCTACCAGAAGGCGTCACGTGTCCTGGCCGCCTTGGCCTACGGCGCCGCGCAGGCGCACGGTGTCGGCGATGAGCTCCTGGCCATCGCGGCGAAGCGGACGGGCAGCTACCTGACCGAGACGAGCTACATCCCCAAGACTGCGGCCCGTGCGTGGCGTTGGGGCCCCGAGCTCGCAGACGCGGCCGCGCTGCTCACCGATGCGGGCCTCCCCGACGAGCTGATGCTGGCGGCCGCCTCGACGCTCGACCATTGGGACGGCGCGCGCGACGCCACCCTCACCGTTGAGGAAGCCCTGGAGCTGCTGCGCGGCGATCCGGGCCGTAGCTGA
- a CDS encoding HAD family hydrolase, translated as MQRLALFDLDDTLIDRRRALEATLTRFASRHGLTADERDALLVRLDERAGAADFSVIRELHDLSSSARTLWQEYLADMAAFSVCPDEVLDGLDDLKGHGWRIGIATNGSADIQRAKLEATGIAQRVDAVCISADLGLRKPDPRLFATAVELCGATLHDGGWMVGNDPVKDIAGGRSAGLATLWIGTPDRWQGDLHVPDLTAPTALSAIRLLLEHTA; from the coding sequence GTGCAGCGCCTCGCCCTCTTCGACCTCGACGACACGCTCATCGACCGCCGTCGCGCGCTCGAGGCGACGCTGACGCGATTCGCCTCCCGTCATGGCCTCACGGCGGATGAGCGGGACGCGCTCCTCGTCCGGCTGGACGAGCGTGCCGGCGCCGCAGACTTCTCGGTGATCCGCGAGCTCCACGACCTGTCCTCCTCGGCCCGAACGTTGTGGCAGGAGTACCTGGCGGACATGGCGGCCTTCTCCGTGTGCCCGGACGAGGTGCTGGACGGTCTGGACGACCTGAAGGGGCACGGCTGGCGGATCGGCATCGCAACGAACGGCTCCGCCGACATCCAGCGGGCCAAGCTGGAGGCCACCGGCATCGCGCAGCGGGTCGACGCCGTGTGCATCTCGGCGGATCTAGGGCTCCGCAAACCCGATCCCCGGCTGTTCGCCACCGCTGTGGAGCTCTGCGGCGCGACCCTGCACGACGGTGGCTGGATGGTGGGCAACGACCCCGTCAAGGACATCGCGGGCGGGCGTTCCGCCGGGCTCGCCACCTTGTGGATCGGCACCCCCGACCGCTGGCAGGGGGATCTGCACGTCCCCGACCTGACGGCCCCCACGGCGCTGTCGGCCATCCGCCTGCTCCTGGAACACACTGCCTGA
- a CDS encoding FHA domain-containing protein: MTQGEEGGSAAMPTCPNGHQSASDDWCEVCGHRMSASEGPPPVPSYGYGFPPTAGEPTAQAELCPQCRTPREAMAPFCEECRYNFLTRTPTSYAPPAPEPGPQATGAGVGGGAGGRGTPPPPVPAPGTYSQDHFEYQGSRPSRVNRPAEPLQREDDWLLPPPAHEAPLEYQQAPQPQYQQQPPPQQQREYQQEYQQPGPPPQQQYQQQPPPQHQPFPPQGGGAWSATVGPDRSYFMAMMQRSGPEAAGLNLPAYSPEQHLPLSGSQITIGRRRASTGESPDIDLSVPPEDPGVSHQHAVLVQQPDLSWAVVDQNSTNGTTINGGEEPIQPYVPIPLTDGDRVHVGAWTTITIRRG; encoded by the coding sequence ATGACGCAGGGAGAAGAAGGGGGAAGCGCCGCCATGCCGACCTGCCCGAACGGGCACCAGTCCGCGTCCGACGACTGGTGCGAGGTCTGCGGCCACCGCATGTCCGCCTCGGAGGGACCGCCGCCGGTGCCCTCCTACGGCTACGGCTTCCCCCCGACCGCCGGTGAACCGACCGCCCAGGCCGAGCTCTGCCCGCAGTGCCGGACCCCGCGCGAGGCCATGGCCCCGTTCTGCGAGGAATGCCGCTACAACTTCCTCACCCGTACTCCGACTTCGTACGCGCCGCCGGCCCCGGAACCGGGACCCCAGGCGACGGGGGCCGGCGTCGGTGGCGGTGCCGGAGGCCGCGGTACGCCTCCGCCGCCCGTGCCCGCTCCCGGGACCTACTCCCAGGACCACTTCGAGTACCAGGGCTCGCGGCCGTCCCGGGTCAACCGGCCGGCCGAGCCGCTCCAGCGCGAGGACGACTGGCTGCTGCCGCCGCCCGCGCACGAGGCGCCGCTGGAGTACCAGCAGGCCCCGCAGCCCCAGTACCAGCAGCAGCCCCCGCCGCAGCAGCAGCGGGAGTACCAGCAGGAGTACCAGCAGCCGGGACCGCCGCCCCAGCAGCAGTACCAGCAGCAGCCTCCGCCGCAGCACCAGCCCTTCCCGCCCCAGGGCGGGGGCGCCTGGAGCGCGACGGTCGGCCCCGACCGCTCGTACTTCATGGCGATGATGCAGCGCAGCGGCCCCGAGGCCGCCGGGCTCAACCTGCCCGCCTACTCCCCGGAGCAGCACCTTCCGCTGTCCGGCAGCCAGATCACCATCGGCCGCCGCCGCGCCTCCACGGGCGAGTCCCCCGACATCGACCTGTCGGTGCCGCCGGAGGACCCGGGCGTCTCCCACCAGCACGCGGTGCTCGTCCAGCAGCCCGACCTCAGCTGGGCGGTGGTGGACCAGAACTCCACCAACGGCACCACCATCAACGGCGGCGAAGAGCCGATCCAGCCCTACGTCCCGATCCCCCTCACCGACGGCGACCGCGTCCACGTGGGCGCCTGGACAACGATCACGATCCGCCGCGGCTGA
- a CDS encoding VWA domain-containing protein: MANFAKPSAPRFSVEVYQNEFLPEGGRDVHAIVTVTASGGATATRAPVSDGTAAVVLMVDCSGSMEYPPEKMRGAREATAAAIDTLRDGTAFAVIAGTHVAKEVYPGQGRLAIADASTRAQAKEALRGLSSGGGTAIGTWLRLADGLLRGSTAAIRHGILLTDGRNEHEEPAVLRATLDACAGRFTCDARGVGTDWDVKEVTGIAHALLGSADIVADPAHLAEDFTRMMENVMGKEVADVALRLWTPVGVEIQYVKQVAPVLQDLTDRRTEAGPRAGDYPTGSWGDESREYHVCVRVPTATVGQEMLAARATLVLPAAAGGPAEKPTVLAQGLVRAVWTNDLAASTAINAQVAHYTGQAELAEAIQQGLEARKMGDVGGATAKLGRAVQLASSSGNADTARLLAKVVDVVDAVAGTVRLKAKVADADEMTLDTRSTQTVRVKKT; encoded by the coding sequence ATGGCGAATTTCGCCAAGCCGAGTGCCCCACGGTTCAGCGTGGAGGTGTACCAGAACGAGTTCCTCCCCGAGGGCGGACGGGACGTCCACGCCATCGTCACGGTCACCGCCTCCGGCGGTGCCACCGCCACGCGCGCGCCGGTCTCGGACGGCACGGCGGCCGTGGTGCTCATGGTCGACTGCTCGGGGTCCATGGAGTACCCGCCCGAGAAGATGCGCGGCGCCCGTGAAGCCACGGCCGCCGCCATCGACACCCTGCGCGACGGCACCGCCTTCGCCGTGATCGCCGGTACGCACGTGGCCAAGGAGGTCTACCCCGGCCAGGGCCGCCTCGCGATCGCGGACGCGAGCACCCGCGCCCAGGCCAAGGAGGCCCTGCGCGGGCTGAGCTCCGGCGGCGGCACCGCCATCGGCACCTGGCTGCGCCTCGCCGACGGCCTGCTGCGCGGCTCCACCGCTGCCATCCGGCACGGCATCCTGCTCACCGACGGCCGCAACGAGCACGAGGAGCCGGCCGTGCTCCGCGCCACCCTCGACGCGTGCGCGGGCCGCTTCACCTGCGACGCCCGCGGGGTGGGCACCGACTGGGACGTCAAGGAGGTCACCGGGATCGCGCACGCGCTGCTCGGCTCCGCCGACATCGTGGCCGACCCGGCCCACCTCGCCGAGGACTTCACGCGCATGATGGAGAACGTCATGGGCAAGGAGGTCGCGGACGTCGCGCTGCGCCTGTGGACCCCGGTCGGCGTGGAGATCCAGTACGTCAAGCAGGTGGCTCCCGTCCTCCAGGACCTGACCGACCGCCGCACCGAGGCGGGCCCGCGCGCCGGCGACTACCCGACGGGGTCGTGGGGCGACGAGTCCCGCGAGTACCACGTGTGCGTCCGCGTCCCTACGGCCACGGTGGGCCAGGAGATGCTCGCCGCCCGCGCCACGCTCGTGCTGCCGGCCGCGGCGGGCGGGCCGGCCGAGAAGCCGACCGTCCTGGCCCAGGGCCTGGTGCGCGCGGTGTGGACGAACGATCTGGCGGCGTCCACCGCCATCAACGCGCAGGTCGCCCACTACACCGGACAGGCGGAGCTGGCAGAGGCTATCCAGCAAGGTTTGGAAGCCCGCAAAATGGGCGATGTGGGTGGTGCCACGGCCAAGCTGGGGCGTGCGGTACAACTGGCGAGTTCGTCCGGGAACGCCGACACAGCACGACTCCTGGCGAAGGTGGTGGATGTGGTGGACGCAGTGGCGGGTACTGTGCGGCTGAAAGCGAAGGTCGCCGATGCCGACGAGATGACTCTTGACACGCGTTCGACGCAGACCGTCCGAGTGAAGAAGACCTGA
- a CDS encoding protein phosphatase 2C domain-containing protein → MSMHRLSGCPSCAEPLEEGDRFCGVCGYAVSAPPPAAVDHPTIPIPPAPPAPPVPPARPAAASAAAGGYGSPAPGVAHAAAEPAPGWGSVAAAAPTLVGDPAAWTATPAEPEPEPEPRQGPTGVTYATSGHGNPYGTGTPPDGTPWGAAEHPYGAADGPETRHDRPDATPPEGMPWGAGEAPYENPLQPGGPAGGKTCVACRAGHVDTDGYCEHCGHAQPRERDHIEEELGSVAAVTDRGLRHHRNEDSFAVSATALPDGSAATVAIVCDGVSSASRPDEASAAAAVAANEALLEALPRGAHPQEAMHEAILAAARAVNALAPETPGAQNAPACTLVGAVVGGGLLTIGWVGDSRAYWVPDDRAALPRRLTEDDSWAAQMVAAGLMGEAEAYADVRAHAITGWLGADAYDLDPHTATFKPDHPGVVVVCTDGLWNYAESAREMAQVVPADAATRPLHSAQVLVGYALDGGGHDNVTVAVVPFATHPEQEPGPDAEPGPAAGPE, encoded by the coding sequence ATGTCGATGCATCGGCTGTCGGGCTGCCCCAGCTGCGCGGAACCCCTGGAGGAGGGTGACCGTTTCTGCGGCGTCTGCGGCTACGCCGTGAGCGCTCCTCCCCCGGCCGCCGTGGACCATCCGACCATCCCCATCCCACCGGCACCCCCGGCGCCACCGGTACCACCGGCCCGGCCGGCCGCCGCGAGCGCCGCGGCGGGCGGTTACGGCAGCCCGGCTCCCGGCGTTGCGCACGCCGCGGCCGAGCCCGCCCCCGGCTGGGGCAGCGTGGCCGCGGCCGCGCCGACGTTGGTCGGCGACCCGGCCGCCTGGACCGCCACCCCGGCTGAACCGGAGCCCGAACCGGAGCCTCGGCAGGGCCCGACGGGGGTCACCTATGCGACCTCCGGCCACGGGAACCCGTACGGCACCGGCACCCCGCCGGACGGCACCCCGTGGGGCGCGGCGGAGCACCCGTACGGCGCCGCGGACGGCCCCGAGACCCGCCACGACCGGCCCGACGCCACGCCTCCGGAGGGGATGCCCTGGGGCGCGGGCGAAGCCCCGTACGAGAATCCGCTCCAGCCCGGCGGGCCGGCCGGCGGGAAGACCTGCGTCGCCTGCCGCGCCGGGCACGTCGACACCGACGGGTACTGCGAGCACTGCGGGCACGCGCAGCCCCGCGAGCGCGACCACATCGAGGAGGAGCTCGGGAGCGTCGCCGCCGTCACCGACCGGGGTCTGCGCCACCACCGCAACGAGGACTCGTTCGCCGTGTCGGCCACCGCCCTGCCCGACGGTTCCGCCGCCACCGTCGCCATCGTCTGCGACGGCGTCTCCTCCGCCAGCCGCCCCGACGAGGCGTCGGCCGCCGCGGCCGTCGCCGCCAACGAGGCGCTGCTCGAAGCGCTGCCGCGCGGCGCCCATCCCCAGGAGGCCATGCACGAGGCGATCCTGGCGGCCGCCCGAGCGGTGAACGCCCTGGCCCCGGAGACCCCCGGCGCGCAGAACGCCCCCGCCTGCACCCTGGTCGGCGCCGTCGTCGGCGGCGGCCTGCTGACCATCGGCTGGGTGGGCGACAGCCGTGCCTACTGGGTTCCCGACGACCGCGCCGCCCTGCCCCGCCGCCTCACCGAGGACGACTCCTGGGCCGCCCAGATGGTCGCCGCCGGTCTGATGGGCGAGGCCGAGGCCTACGCGGACGTCCGCGCGCACGCCATCACCGGCTGGCTGGGGGCCGACGCGTACGACCTCGACCCGCACACCGCGACCTTCAAGCCCGACCACCCCGGTGTGGTGGTGGTCTGCACCGACGGACTGTGGAACTACGCGGAATCCGCGCGGGAAATGGCCCAGGTGGTACCCGCCGACGCCGCGACCCGCCCGCTGCACAGCGCCCAGGTACTGGTGGGGTACGCACTCGACGGCGGCGGCCACGACAACGTCACCGTGGCGGTCGTGCCGTTCGCCACGCACCCCGAGCAGGAACCGGGACCGGATGCGGAGCCGGGCCCGGCGGCAGGACCGGAATAG